A single genomic interval of Musa acuminata AAA Group cultivar baxijiao chromosome BXJ3-4, Cavendish_Baxijiao_AAA, whole genome shotgun sequence harbors:
- the LOC135634970 gene encoding germin-like protein 3-8, translating to MELRCAAQSFVLFLSFTLLLASTRADPHPLQDFCVADFGATGVVVNGFPCKPASNVTSDDFFFAGLSNEGNTSNIFGSSVTPANVLSFAGLNTLGVSMNRVDVAPGGVNPPHSHPRATELIILLEGRLLVGFVSTNNQFFSKVLNPGEMFVVPKGLIHFQYNVGTKKALAITTFDSQLPGVVIASTTLFGSTPAIPDDVLAKAFQVDQKVVTAIKSKFAN from the coding sequence ATGGAGTTGCGGTGTGCTGCACAGTCCTttgtcctcttcctctccttcaccCTCCTCCTTGCATCGACCCGCGCCGACCCTCACCCTCTGCAGGACTTCTGCGTCGCCGACTTCGGAGCTACTGGCGTGGTCGTCAATGGGTTCCCGTGCAAGCCTGCCTCCAACGTCACGTCCGACGACTTCTTCTTCGCCGGGCTGTCTAACGAGGGCAACACCAGCAACATCTTCGGTTCCAGCGTGACCCCTGCGAACGTCCTCAGCTTCGCGGGACTCAACACCCTCGGCGTCTCCATGAACCGTGTCGATGTCGCCCCCGGCGGCGTCAACCCGCCCCACAGCCACCCGAGAGCCACCGAGCTCATCATCCTCCTCGAGGGTCGACTGCTGGTGGGGTTCGTCAGCACCAACAACCAGTTCTTCTCCAAGGTCTTGAATCCCGGCGAGATGTTCGTGGTGCCCAAGGGCCTCATTCACTTCCAATACAACGTCGGAACGAAGAAGGCGCTCGCCATCACCACCTTCGACAGCCAGCTCCCAGGGGTGGTGATCGCCTCCACTACCCTGTTCGGATCGACGCCGGCGATTCCCGACGATGTGCTGGCCAAAGCTTTTCAGGTGGATCAGAAGGTTGTCACTGCCATAAAGTCCAAGTTTGCGAACTAA
- the LOC135634808 gene encoding germin-like protein 3-8, whose amino-acid sequence MELRCAAQSFVLFLSFTLLLASTRADPHPLQDFCVADFGATGVVVNGFPCKPASNVTSDDFFFAGLSNEGNTSNIFGSSVTPANVLSFAGLNTLGVSMNRVDVAPGGVNPPHSHPRATELIILLEGRLLVGFVSTNNQFFSKVLNPGEMFVVPKGLIHFQYNVGTKKALAITTFDSQLPGVVIASTTLFGSTPAIPDDVLAKAFQVDQKVVTAIKSKFAN is encoded by the coding sequence ATGGAGTTGCGGTGTGCTGCACAGTCCTttgtcctcttcctctccttcaccCTCCTCCTTGCATCGACCCGCGCCGACCCTCACCCTCTGCAGGACTTCTGCGTCGCCGACTTCGGAGCTACTGGCGTGGTCGTCAATGGGTTCCCGTGCAAGCCTGCCTCCAACGTCACGTCCGACGACTTCTTCTTCGCCGGGCTGTCCAACGAGGGCAACACCAGCAACATCTTCGGTTCCAGCGTGACCCCTGCGAACGTCCTCAGCTTCGCGGGACTCAACACCCTCGGCGTCTCCATGAACCGTGTCGATGTCGCCCCCGGCGGCGTCAACCCGCCCCACAGCCACCCGAGAGCCACCGAGCTCATCATCCTCCTCGAGGGTCGACTGCTGGTGGGGTTCGTCAGCACCAACAACCAGTTCTTCTCCAAGGTCTTGAATCCCGGCGAGATGTTCGTGGTGCCCAAGGGCCTCATTCACTTCCAATACAACGTCGGAACGAAGAAGGCGCTCGCCATCACCACCTTCGACAGCCAGCTCCCGGGGGTGGTGATCGCCTCCACTACCCTGTTCGGATCGACGCCGGCGATTCCCGACGATGTGCTGGCCAAAGCTTTTCAGGTGGATCAGAAGGTTGTCACTGCCATAAAGTCCAAGTTTGCGAACTAA